From Chloroflexi bacterium ADurb.Bin180, a single genomic window includes:
- the yfmC gene encoding Fe(3+)-citrate-binding protein YfmC precursor, translating to MNPLRIRFALTLCVLIASIAAACAPSLPPTSTPPSLPPEVSPTVAPTQMPITLVDAAGQTVELKGPPSRVVLVGRAPYMGLHLLYLFPSAWDKLVGLEQKGPTPDDFLPYVDPNWSRKSILAAGPNAEQIAALKPDLVLMKGFLVDGLSKTLAEVKIPSLYLALETPEQFYQDVTNMGKVLGEPQRAEHVVSYYQERLERIKQRTADISEDQKPRVLLLEYTDRGGSLAVKVPARSWMQTIEVQLAGGHPLWLEQATQTDGWTVTNLEQVALWNPDKIFLVITYTMNARTIVARLKEDPLWSKLKAVQNNELYAFPADLYGWDNADPRWILGVNWLATRMYPERFSDIDMNAEIYQLFGLFGMDKAAVDEHIMPVVQMDVH from the coding sequence TTGAACCCACTCAGGATTCGCTTTGCTCTGACGCTCTGTGTTCTGATTGCCAGCATCGCTGCAGCCTGCGCTCCCTCTCTGCCTCCGACCTCCACACCCCCTTCGCTGCCTCCAGAGGTCAGTCCTACCGTGGCGCCCACTCAGATGCCAATCACCCTTGTGGACGCCGCAGGCCAAACCGTTGAGCTCAAAGGCCCACCTTCTCGCGTGGTGCTCGTAGGAAGAGCTCCTTATATGGGCCTTCATCTGTTGTACCTGTTCCCCTCTGCCTGGGACAAGCTGGTTGGACTCGAACAGAAGGGGCCAACCCCGGATGACTTCCTGCCTTATGTCGACCCCAACTGGAGCCGCAAGTCGATTCTCGCCGCGGGCCCGAACGCCGAGCAGATCGCAGCGCTCAAGCCGGACCTGGTCTTGATGAAGGGCTTTCTCGTCGACGGCTTGTCCAAAACGCTGGCTGAGGTCAAGATTCCGTCTCTGTATCTGGCGCTGGAGACCCCCGAGCAGTTCTACCAGGATGTGACCAACATGGGCAAGGTGCTCGGTGAGCCGCAACGTGCAGAGCACGTCGTGTCCTATTACCAGGAACGGCTGGAGCGAATCAAGCAGCGCACTGCCGACATCAGCGAAGATCAGAAGCCTCGCGTCCTCCTGCTCGAGTACACCGATCGCGGCGGATCGCTGGCGGTCAAAGTCCCCGCCAGGAGCTGGATGCAGACGATCGAGGTGCAACTCGCCGGCGGACATCCCTTGTGGTTGGAGCAAGCTACCCAGACCGATGGCTGGACGGTGACCAACCTCGAACAGGTCGCGCTGTGGAATCCCGACAAGATCTTCTTGGTGATCACCTACACAATGAACGCCAGGACCATCGTGGCCCGGCTGAAGGAAGACCCGCTGTGGAGCAAGCTCAAAGCGGTGCAGAACAACGAGCTATACGCCTTCCCGGCGGATCTCTATGGGTGGGACAATGCTGACCCCCGCTGGATCCTCGGCGTCAACTGGCTGGCCACCCGTATGTACCCGGAGCGCTTCAGCGACATCGACATGAACGCCGAGATCTACCAGCTCTTCGGCCTCTTCGGCATGGACAAAGCCGCGGTGGACGAACATATCATGCCCGTGGTGCAGATGGATGTCCACTAA
- a CDS encoding hypothetical protein (Protease HtpX homolog), producing the protein MPLREDLQDFPGLSHTAFQHPLDKQAMAALEKVPLLPQVTAKFSEIWSEKFIRVMQTSSSLRVSARQFPTLYRDYERMAHVLDLRELPTLYLRTSPEINAYAMGISDYFIVVTTGLIELMDEDELLGVIAHEMGHVKCQHMLYTTMVSFLTMFGSAVLDKLLPGIAQFASMGIQLALLEWYRKAEFSSDRAALLATQNEPAVSSMLAKLAGWSSDLPAEFNLDEVKRQAQDYEELDDTSVLNKVIKLAVLLQQSHPYPVVRVAEIAKWADSDGYQRILRGDYARLHEPSPDRQTPPQQGTPQANAERFCPACGAKISEAARFCASCGADIGATRPS; encoded by the coding sequence ATGCCGCTACGAGAGGATCTCCAGGACTTTCCGGGGCTTTCTCACACTGCTTTCCAGCACCCGCTGGACAAGCAGGCCATGGCCGCGCTGGAGAAAGTGCCGCTGCTGCCCCAGGTCACGGCCAAGTTCTCCGAAATATGGTCGGAAAAGTTCATCCGCGTGATGCAGACCTCAAGCAGTCTGCGCGTGTCGGCCAGGCAATTCCCCACTCTGTACAGGGACTATGAGCGCATGGCTCACGTGCTCGACCTGCGCGAGCTGCCGACGCTTTACCTGCGCACATCGCCCGAAATCAATGCCTACGCGATGGGCATCAGTGATTACTTTATCGTCGTGACCACCGGGCTGATCGAGCTGATGGATGAAGACGAACTGCTTGGCGTCATTGCCCATGAGATGGGGCACGTCAAATGCCAGCACATGTTGTACACCACCATGGTCAGCTTTCTCACCATGTTCGGGTCGGCGGTACTGGACAAGCTCCTCCCGGGCATCGCCCAGTTCGCCTCGATGGGCATTCAACTCGCGCTGCTCGAATGGTACCGCAAGGCCGAGTTCTCCTCCGACAGGGCCGCTCTGCTGGCCACCCAGAATGAGCCTGCCGTCTCGAGTATGCTGGCCAAGCTTGCCGGTTGGTCTTCGGACCTGCCCGCCGAGTTCAACCTCGACGAAGTAAAGCGCCAGGCACAGGATTATGAGGAGCTCGACGACACGTCGGTGCTGAACAAAGTGATCAAGCTGGCGGTCCTTCTGCAGCAGTCGCATCCCTACCCGGTGGTGCGCGTGGCCGAGATTGCCAAGTGGGCTGATTCCGATGGGTATCAGCGCATTCTGCGCGGCGACTATGCCCGACTGCACGAACCAAGTCCGGACAGGCAGACTCCACCGCAACAGGGCACGCCACAGGCGAATGCCGAGCGGTTCTGCCCGGCCTGTGGGGCCAAGATCAGCGAGGCGGCTCGGTTCTGCGCCTCCTGCGGCGCGGACATCGGCGCAACCAGACCGAGCTAG
- a CDS encoding Acetyltransferase (GNAT) family protein yields the protein MGVSTGNPDASLILRDDKTASIVMTYVADRNRGQGVAGALLSSAIEAARNSGYERCAVDFETMNTAAARFWLKSFKAATQTMLRWIPGQL from the coding sequence ATGGGTGTCAGCACAGGCAATCCGGATGCGTCGCTCATCCTGCGTGACGACAAGACGGCCAGCATTGTCATGACCTACGTTGCGGACCGCAACCGGGGCCAGGGCGTCGCTGGGGCGCTGTTGAGCAGTGCCATCGAGGCAGCCCGGAACAGCGGCTACGAGCGCTGTGCGGTTGACTTTGAGACTATGAACACTGCCGCAGCCAGGTTCTGGCTCAAGTCATTCAAAGCCGCCACGCAGACCATGCTCCGCTGGATTCCGGGCCAGTTGTAG
- the glmS_2 gene encoding Glutamine--fructose-6-phosphate aminotransferase (isomerizing) — translation MCGIFGVITTDEQNLGPILVEAARRLAYRGYDSVGCATVWSSGQIDLRKDTGRIDDVSARLHFGEMHGSRGIAQLRWATFGAPSQANAQPHLDSDGDMVGAHNGNVVNNVQLRELFLSEGMILRGTNDGETCIHAVERHFDRNGGDMLAAIRSAYVDLEGDYAFVITHRDQHALYAIKKGSGLVAGRGDGFTCLSSDLPSILPLTRHIVRIQDGEIVKLSPDKVELFDVATGAPIARGEETYEGPLEVAEKGGYPHFMLKEIHEEPTVARELLHLLGSTPHLGRFVDALRATGERPLYLVGSGTSYHACLLASYYLNQIAGHAAVACLGPQFIEQYANCVGPRDTAVFVSQSGETKDILNAVKVMRARGGRVLGVLNVLGSSLAHACDVYLPLACGYEISVPATKTFVNECVLFLYLAHRLAGGDAHEMAALPDILQQAAEATDEPAQRVVDYLLNWPAFHCLGYGTTHAIALEAALKLKEITYTHCEGMFSSEFKHGPLAAVHEGYPVLFFTAPGDEAMMVNHVNEVTTRGGYAIAVAADHPMLRPNVQDFLPVPAADPLLAPIVLTIPAQLIAYHLSVARGIDPDFPRNLSKTVTVD, via the coding sequence CACTGACGAGCAGAACCTTGGTCCGATCCTTGTAGAAGCAGCCCGGCGGCTCGCTTACCGCGGCTATGACTCGGTAGGCTGTGCCACGGTGTGGTCCTCGGGGCAGATCGACCTCCGGAAGGACACGGGGCGCATCGACGATGTCAGTGCGAGGCTGCACTTTGGTGAGATGCACGGCTCGCGCGGAATTGCCCAGTTGCGCTGGGCTACCTTCGGTGCTCCCTCGCAAGCGAATGCGCAGCCGCACCTTGACTCTGACGGCGATATGGTCGGTGCGCACAACGGCAACGTGGTCAACAACGTCCAGTTGCGCGAGCTGTTCCTGAGCGAGGGCATGATCCTGCGCGGCACCAACGACGGTGAGACCTGCATTCACGCCGTCGAGCGCCACTTTGACCGCAACGGCGGCGACATGCTGGCCGCCATTCGCTCGGCCTACGTCGACCTGGAGGGCGACTATGCCTTTGTCATCACCCACCGCGACCAGCACGCCCTCTATGCCATCAAGAAGGGCTCTGGCCTTGTCGCCGGCCGCGGCGATGGGTTTACCTGTTTATCGTCTGACCTGCCCAGCATCCTCCCATTGACCCGTCACATCGTCCGCATCCAGGATGGCGAGATTGTCAAGCTCTCACCGGACAAGGTAGAGCTCTTCGACGTCGCCACAGGCGCACCCATCGCCCGCGGTGAAGAGACATACGAGGGCCCGCTCGAGGTCGCGGAGAAGGGCGGCTACCCCCACTTTATGCTCAAGGAGATCCACGAGGAGCCAACTGTAGCCCGGGAATTGCTGCATCTGCTCGGCTCCACGCCACACCTCGGCCGATTTGTGGACGCGCTCCGGGCAACGGGAGAACGCCCCCTCTACCTGGTGGGCAGCGGTACCAGCTACCACGCGTGCCTTCTGGCCTCCTACTACTTGAACCAGATCGCCGGGCACGCCGCCGTGGCCTGTCTTGGGCCGCAGTTCATCGAGCAGTATGCCAACTGCGTCGGTCCCCGCGACACCGCCGTCTTTGTCAGCCAGAGCGGAGAAACCAAGGACATCCTCAACGCCGTCAAGGTCATGCGCGCTAGGGGCGGCAGGGTTCTCGGGGTGCTGAACGTCCTGGGCTCCAGTCTGGCTCATGCCTGCGATGTCTATCTTCCGCTCGCCTGCGGCTACGAGATCAGCGTGCCCGCCACCAAGACCTTTGTCAACGAATGTGTGCTGTTCCTCTACCTCGCGCACCGGCTCGCCGGAGGCGACGCCCACGAGATGGCCGCGCTTCCGGACATTCTGCAGCAGGCAGCAGAGGCAACAGATGAGCCAGCCCAGCGCGTGGTGGATTACCTCTTGAACTGGCCGGCATTCCACTGTCTGGGCTATGGTACGACCCATGCCATTGCCCTCGAGGCGGCTCTCAAACTCAAGGAAATCACCTACACGCACTGCGAAGGGATGTTCTCCAGCGAATTCAAACACGGCCCCCTCGCCGCAGTGCACGAGGGCTACCCGGTGCTCTTCTTCACCGCGCCTGGCGACGAGGCCATGATGGTCAATCATGTCAACGAGGTGACCACACGCGGGGGTTACGCCATCGCTGTGGCAGCCGACCACCCCATGCTGCGTCCCAATGTGCAGGACTTTCTGCCCGTACCCGCAGCGGATCCACTGCTGGCGCCAATCGTGCTCACCATTCCTGCGCAGCTCATCGCCTACCACTTGAGCGTGGCCAGAGGCATCGATCCGGACTTTCCTCGGAATCTCAGCAAGACGGTGACCGTGGACTAA
- the bioC_2 gene encoding Malonyl-(acyl-carrier protein) O-methyltransferase, whose translation MQTVTNYASLWRELAETHAKHWNKEQGLDPHRDPDAWRDKARGYYEHVLRRWEKPDSSRTFVVNWLDSHPGSTAIDIGAGPGAWTLLMAQHARSVTAVDPSESMLEVLKENAAAAGLKNVHVVHAPWPDAQVEKHDASLCFHAMYASSDLPAFVSRMVSVTCKTCFLGLRAPTRDGLAAQIARRVWGHDYDSTNFQVAYNVLLEMGIYANVLMEDSGLWEPWTSPSLEDALKETKRRFGLLENTEHDPWLQGLLKERLTFDGNQYVWPRGVRSALVYWDVA comes from the coding sequence TTGCAGACAGTCACCAACTATGCCAGCCTCTGGCGGGAACTCGCCGAGACCCACGCCAAGCACTGGAACAAGGAACAAGGGTTGGACCCGCACCGCGACCCGGACGCCTGGCGCGACAAGGCCCGCGGCTACTATGAGCACGTCCTGCGGCGCTGGGAAAAACCCGATTCCAGCCGCACCTTTGTGGTCAACTGGCTCGATTCTCACCCTGGCTCCACGGCCATCGATATCGGCGCCGGTCCCGGGGCCTGGACCCTGCTTATGGCTCAGCACGCCAGGTCCGTGACCGCCGTGGATCCTTCCGAGTCGATGCTGGAAGTGCTGAAGGAGAACGCGGCTGCAGCGGGTCTCAAGAACGTACACGTGGTGCACGCGCCGTGGCCTGATGCCCAGGTCGAGAAGCACGACGCCTCGCTGTGCTTTCATGCCATGTACGCTTCATCGGACCTGCCGGCCTTTGTCTCGCGCATGGTCTCTGTCACTTGCAAGACGTGCTTCCTGGGCTTGCGTGCGCCTACTCGTGACGGTCTAGCCGCGCAGATTGCCCGGCGCGTCTGGGGACACGATTATGACAGCACGAACTTTCAGGTCGCCTACAACGTGCTCCTGGAGATGGGCATCTACGCCAACGTCCTGATGGAAGACTCTGGCCTCTGGGAGCCCTGGACGAGCCCGAGCCTCGAAGACGCGCTCAAAGAGACCAAACGCCGTTTCGGCCTGCTGGAGAACACTGAGCACGATCCGTGGCTGCAGGGCCTGCTCAAGGAACGGCTGACATTCGATGGCAATCAGTACGTCTGGCCGCGGGGAGTGCGTTCGGCGCTGGTCTACTGGGACGTAGCCTGA
- the fhuC gene encoding Iron(3+)-hydroxamate import ATP-binding protein FhuC, whose product MSARPAISLRNAVFGYEPERAHVLNGLEAEVPAGKVTALLGPNGSGKTTLLHLILGLLQPTSGEVLLEGRPARDYTRKELSHTLGLVPQQEQVVFDITVAEYVLLGRAPHLGLLQLPSDEDLTVVEQSMAEAGMAGFRARTVPSLSGGEKQLATIARALAQRPAMFLLDEPTSHLDIGNRRRVLQLMRRLADGAHTVVFTTNDPNSAAAICDEVILMRGGRILAAGPIADTLTAEHLSATYGVDVEVITVHNRPLVVTH is encoded by the coding sequence ATGAGCGCGCGGCCAGCTATATCGCTGCGGAACGCGGTCTTTGGCTACGAGCCCGAGAGAGCTCACGTGTTGAACGGACTTGAAGCGGAGGTGCCGGCAGGCAAAGTCACGGCCCTCCTGGGTCCGAACGGGTCTGGCAAGACAACCCTGCTGCACCTCATCCTCGGCCTGCTGCAGCCCACCAGTGGCGAAGTGCTTCTCGAAGGCCGCCCTGCTCGGGACTATACGCGCAAGGAGCTGAGCCACACGCTGGGGCTGGTTCCACAGCAGGAACAGGTCGTCTTTGACATTACCGTCGCCGAGTATGTGTTGCTCGGGCGAGCTCCGCACCTGGGCCTGCTGCAGCTTCCCTCGGACGAGGACCTGACAGTGGTCGAGCAGTCGATGGCCGAGGCCGGCATGGCGGGGTTCCGTGCCCGTACGGTCCCCTCTCTGAGCGGGGGCGAAAAGCAGCTCGCCACTATCGCACGCGCCCTCGCGCAGCGCCCGGCGATGTTCCTTCTCGACGAGCCCACGTCTCATCTGGACATAGGCAACCGCCGGCGCGTCCTGCAGTTGATGCGCCGCCTGGCGGACGGAGCCCATACCGTCGTCTTCACGACCAACGACCCCAACTCGGCCGCGGCCATCTGCGACGAGGTCATTCTCATGCGCGGCGGCAGGATTCTTGCCGCCGGGCCTATCGCTGACACCCTCACGGCTGAGCATCTGAGCGCTACCTACGGCGTCGATGTGGAAGTAATCACCGTTCACAACCGGCCCTTGGTGGTTACCCACTAG
- a CDS encoding 3 beta-hydroxysteroid dehydrogenase/Delta 5-->4-isomerase: MSRFLITGGAGVLGVNLIRYLLARDQQVTILDIAVLDYPDLLPRIRGIQGDVRQRDDVAAAMEGVDVVVHTAAALPLYSAADIHSTEVDGTRNVLEQAASSRVERVVHVSSTAVYGIPDHHPLLESDPVHGVGPYGTAKVLAEAVCTQFRANGLCLPIVRPKSFLGPERMGVFAMLYEWAYEGHNFPILGSGNNRYQYLDVEDLCQAIWLCSTLPSAQANDTFNVGAEDFGTPRTDFQAVLDHAGHGKRVVSIPEGPAIMALRTLERLGVSPLYKWIYEQVGKESFVSIDRAKQFLGFRPLYSNRDSLLRNYDWYVANRGRLSATTGVTHRVAWAQGALKLAKLVF; the protein is encoded by the coding sequence TTGAGCAGGTTTCTGATCACTGGCGGTGCCGGAGTGCTCGGCGTGAACCTCATCCGTTACCTGTTGGCGCGCGACCAACAGGTAACCATCCTCGACATCGCGGTTCTAGACTACCCCGACCTCTTGCCGCGCATCCGAGGGATTCAGGGTGACGTCAGGCAACGCGACGATGTCGCCGCGGCGATGGAGGGTGTCGACGTAGTCGTGCACACTGCGGCCGCTCTCCCGCTGTACAGCGCCGCTGACATCCACTCTACCGAGGTCGATGGCACGCGGAACGTACTGGAGCAGGCGGCCAGCAGCAGAGTGGAGCGGGTGGTGCATGTTTCATCGACTGCCGTCTACGGCATCCCGGACCACCATCCTCTCCTGGAGAGCGACCCAGTGCATGGCGTGGGACCCTACGGCACCGCCAAGGTTCTGGCCGAAGCCGTCTGCACCCAGTTCCGCGCCAATGGCCTTTGCCTTCCCATAGTGCGCCCCAAGTCGTTTCTCGGTCCGGAACGAATGGGCGTGTTTGCGATGCTGTACGAATGGGCCTACGAAGGGCACAACTTTCCCATCCTGGGCAGTGGCAACAACCGCTACCAGTACCTCGACGTCGAGGACCTGTGCCAGGCCATCTGGCTCTGCTCCACCCTGCCCAGCGCGCAGGCCAATGACACCTTCAACGTCGGTGCAGAGGACTTTGGCACCCCTCGCACCGATTTCCAAGCAGTGCTCGACCATGCCGGGCATGGGAAGCGTGTGGTGTCCATCCCCGAGGGACCGGCCATCATGGCCCTGAGAACCCTGGAGCGGCTGGGCGTGTCGCCGCTCTACAAGTGGATCTATGAGCAGGTGGGCAAAGAGTCCTTCGTCTCCATCGACAGGGCGAAGCAGTTCCTCGGCTTTCGGCCACTGTACTCCAACCGCGATTCGTTGCTTCGCAACTATGACTGGTACGTGGCCAACCGTGGTAGGCTTTCTGCCACGACCGGGGTCACTCACCGAGTCGCGTGGGCCCAGGGCGCGTTGAAGCTGGCCAAGTTGGTTTTCTAG
- a CDS encoding putative ABC transporter permease protein, whose amino-acid sequence MTSIRLTWLLMALVVVTLAISFFMGRYPTPYFTSPAALVNDLMARSLVLNLRVPRILTAFLLGIVLSASGTVFQLVFRNPLVDSGFLGVSPGAAFGASVAIVLLGGRSATIQLCAAGFAMLGLLGSAFLARQVRFGDWTLRLVLAGIAVSALYTSATGVLKYMADPVRQLPDITFWMLGGLWAITWRDLLQILPVVIPSLTVIYLMRWRLNLLSMRDETAFSLGATPGRERFVLLLAATASAAALVSKCGQVGWVGLIIPHIARRLLGSDARHVVPGSMLLGSLFVLWCDDVARTVLTGEIPLGILTSFVGAAFFLTMLTHRRVGVQR is encoded by the coding sequence TTGACCTCCATCCGCCTCACATGGCTGTTGATGGCCCTGGTCGTGGTGACCCTTGCCATCTCCTTCTTCATGGGCCGCTACCCGACGCCGTATTTCACCTCGCCGGCGGCACTGGTCAACGATCTCATGGCGCGCAGCCTGGTGCTGAATCTCCGTGTGCCCAGGATTCTCACCGCCTTTCTTCTCGGCATTGTGCTATCGGCCTCAGGGACGGTGTTTCAGTTGGTGTTCCGCAACCCGCTGGTCGACTCGGGATTCCTTGGCGTCTCTCCTGGCGCTGCGTTTGGCGCATCGGTCGCGATCGTGTTGCTTGGCGGCCGCTCTGCCACCATTCAACTGTGTGCTGCGGGCTTTGCCATGCTCGGTTTGCTCGGCAGCGCCTTTCTCGCGCGACAGGTGCGCTTTGGAGACTGGACGCTGCGGTTGGTGCTGGCCGGCATCGCTGTGTCGGCGCTCTACACCTCGGCCACCGGGGTGCTCAAGTACATGGCCGACCCGGTCCGCCAGCTCCCGGACATCACCTTCTGGATGCTCGGCGGGCTCTGGGCAATCACCTGGCGCGACCTGCTGCAAATCCTGCCGGTGGTGATCCCCAGCCTCACCGTAATCTATCTGATGCGCTGGCGGCTCAACCTGCTTTCGATGCGCGACGAGACGGCCTTTTCTCTCGGCGCCACTCCCGGCAGAGAGCGATTCGTCCTCCTCCTCGCTGCCACAGCCTCCGCTGCGGCTCTTGTCTCCAAGTGCGGCCAGGTAGGCTGGGTGGGGTTGATCATTCCGCACATTGCCCGACGGCTGCTCGGCTCCGACGCCAGGCATGTGGTGCCCGGTTCAATGCTTCTGGGCAGCCTCTTTGTGCTCTGGTGTGACGACGTCGCCCGCACGGTGCTCACCGGTGAGATCCCGCTGGGAATACTCACCTCGTTTGTTGGCGCGGCTTTCTTCCTGACGATGCTCACGCACCGACGCGTTGGAGTACAGCGATGA